The following are encoded together in the Bacillus sp. V2I10 genome:
- a CDS encoding carbohydrate ABC transporter permease, translating into MRSKKIISAGISIVGVAAALAWLYPFYLVLVNSFKTKKEIFVNTLGIPLDPVIDNYLEAFVELDFVRSIMNSVIITVVSVFVIVVCTSMAAYALSRNNSRVSSFIYFLFAVAMLIPFQSIMIPLMTSFGSVGMLNRAGLVIMYLGLGSSMAIFLYYGALRSIPKSLDEAATIDGCNKLQIYWYIILPILKPTTVTVIVLNSIWFWNDYLLPSLVINKDGMYTIPLKMFYFFGEFSKQWHLALAALLIAILPVIILYMFLQKYIIKGVSDGAVK; encoded by the coding sequence GTGAGAAGCAAAAAGATTATATCGGCAGGCATTAGTATAGTCGGTGTTGCAGCGGCTTTAGCATGGCTTTATCCATTTTATCTCGTACTGGTTAACTCCTTTAAGACAAAGAAAGAGATTTTTGTCAATACTTTAGGCATTCCACTTGATCCTGTTATCGATAACTATTTAGAAGCTTTTGTCGAATTGGATTTCGTAAGAAGTATTATGAATTCCGTCATTATTACCGTTGTAAGCGTATTTGTCATAGTAGTTTGTACATCAATGGCTGCCTACGCCCTATCTCGTAATAATAGTAGAGTAAGTTCATTTATTTATTTCCTTTTTGCTGTTGCAATGCTGATTCCATTTCAATCGATCATGATTCCGCTTATGACCAGTTTTGGTAGTGTAGGTATGCTGAATCGAGCAGGCCTAGTGATCATGTATTTAGGATTAGGCAGCAGTATGGCAATCTTTTTATACTATGGTGCATTAAGGTCGATTCCGAAATCGTTGGATGAAGCTGCCACAATTGATGGCTGCAATAAATTGCAAATCTATTGGTATATTATTTTGCCCATATTAAAGCCAACGACCGTAACGGTCATTGTTCTTAATTCCATCTGGTTCTGGAATGACTACTTGTTGCCGTCGCTTGTTATTAATAAGGATGGAATGTATACCATTCCGTTAAAAATGTTCTACTTCTTTGGAGAGTTTTCAAAACAATGGCACTTAGCGCTTGCTGCATTATTGATCGCTATCCTTCCTGTCATCATCCTATACATGTTCCTGCAGAAGTATATTATTAAGGGTGTTTCGGATGGCGCTGTTAAATAA
- the yicI gene encoding alpha-xylosidase has translation MKFTNGNWLNKEGYILQYPMEIYDVRKTEKDLTVYAPFDHIVHRGKTLDGGMMTIQLSSPIEDVICVKMFHHLGSNNKGPHFELYEKDVSIVIEETEDDIVFSSGSLHAKFNKKDAWNVGFYNNEKQLTSSESKAMSYILTDQKKAHIREQLSMDVGELIYGLGERFTAYVKNGQTVDIWNEDGGTGSDQAYKNIPFYISNKGYGVFVNHPEKVSFEVGSEKVSKLQFSVEGEYLEYYIINGPTMKDVLGKYTTLTGKPSLPPAWTFGLWLSTSFTTNYNEETVNSFVDGMIERDIPLDVFHFDCFWMKEFEWCNFEWDNRVFPNPKTMLKSLKDKGLKICLWINPYIGQKSPLFAEGMKNGYLLKRPDGSVWQWDKWQAGQGIVDFTNPDACKWFEEKLEALIDMGVDSFKTDFGERIPTDVVYFDGSDPKKMHNYYTYLYNEVVFKLLERKFGKDQAAVFARSATVGSQKFPVHWGGDCWSTYPSMAESLRGGLSFSLSGFSYWSHDISGFEHGTTPDLYKRWTQFGLLSSHSRYHGNTEYKVPWIYDEEAVDVTRAFTKLKNSLMPYLYRNACESAQTGVPMMRPMVLEFSDDETCHYLDRQYMFGDSLLVAPIFNEKGLVKYYLPKGKWTNFLTNEAVQGEKWHTEEHGYMTLPFMVRENSIIPVGAIDSKAEYDYVEGVTFHVFELADGKETAADIYNIQGEKAGSITAIKEDSMISFRAKNLPNYYSILLRNVEKVNSVSNGTMIYTEKGTLITTKDESVQIHLSK, from the coding sequence ATGAAGTTCACTAATGGCAACTGGTTAAATAAGGAAGGTTATATACTGCAATATCCAATGGAAATATATGATGTTCGAAAAACGGAGAAGGATCTAACGGTTTATGCCCCTTTCGATCATATCGTTCACAGAGGAAAAACGTTAGATGGCGGTATGATGACCATTCAACTGTCTTCTCCAATAGAAGATGTGATTTGTGTGAAAATGTTTCATCACCTCGGAAGTAACAATAAGGGGCCGCATTTTGAACTATATGAAAAAGATGTATCGATAGTAATAGAAGAAACTGAAGATGATATAGTCTTCTCTAGTGGCAGCCTCCACGCGAAGTTCAACAAAAAAGATGCATGGAATGTAGGGTTTTATAACAATGAAAAGCAATTAACTTCTAGTGAAAGTAAAGCGATGAGTTATATTTTAACCGATCAAAAAAAAGCCCACATACGCGAACAGCTGTCCATGGATGTTGGTGAATTGATTTACGGTTTAGGGGAAAGATTCACTGCGTATGTGAAAAATGGTCAAACCGTTGATATTTGGAATGAAGATGGAGGAACAGGCAGCGATCAGGCCTATAAGAATATTCCATTTTACATTAGCAATAAGGGGTATGGTGTCTTTGTTAACCATCCGGAAAAAGTATCCTTTGAGGTTGGTTCAGAAAAAGTATCCAAATTGCAGTTCAGTGTTGAAGGAGAATATCTGGAATACTACATTATTAATGGTCCAACCATGAAAGATGTTTTGGGGAAATACACTACTTTGACTGGAAAACCGAGTCTGCCACCTGCCTGGACATTTGGATTATGGTTAAGTACATCTTTTACAACAAATTACAATGAAGAAACAGTAAATAGTTTCGTAGATGGAATGATTGAAAGAGATATTCCTTTAGACGTATTCCATTTCGATTGTTTCTGGATGAAAGAATTTGAATGGTGCAACTTTGAGTGGGATAATCGTGTTTTCCCTAATCCGAAAACTATGTTAAAGAGTTTAAAAGATAAAGGATTAAAAATTTGTTTGTGGATTAATCCGTATATTGGACAAAAGTCCCCGTTGTTTGCGGAGGGGATGAAAAATGGCTATTTGTTGAAACGACCTGATGGAAGCGTTTGGCAATGGGATAAATGGCAAGCGGGTCAAGGTATTGTTGATTTTACAAATCCGGATGCTTGTAAATGGTTTGAAGAAAAGTTAGAAGCGCTCATCGATATGGGGGTAGACTCCTTTAAAACAGACTTTGGTGAACGGATTCCAACCGACGTTGTCTACTTTGATGGATCAGATCCTAAGAAAATGCATAACTATTATACTTATCTATACAACGAAGTGGTATTTAAATTATTAGAGCGTAAGTTTGGAAAAGATCAGGCAGCTGTTTTTGCTCGTTCGGCTACAGTTGGCAGCCAGAAGTTTCCTGTTCATTGGGGTGGGGATTGCTGGTCAACCTATCCATCTATGGCTGAATCCTTACGTGGCGGATTATCATTCAGTTTATCTGGTTTTAGCTATTGGAGCCATGATATATCTGGATTTGAACATGGCACGACACCAGACTTATACAAGCGTTGGACGCAATTTGGTTTATTGTCCTCCCACAGCCGCTATCACGGAAATACAGAATACAAAGTGCCTTGGATTTACGATGAAGAAGCAGTTGATGTGACAAGAGCCTTTACAAAATTAAAAAACAGCCTAATGCCATATTTATATCGGAATGCGTGTGAATCAGCTCAAACCGGTGTCCCTATGATGAGGCCAATGGTACTTGAATTTTCGGATGATGAAACATGTCATTATTTAGATAGACAATATATGTTTGGTGATTCGCTTTTGGTAGCGCCAATTTTCAATGAAAAGGGACTTGTTAAATACTACCTTCCAAAAGGAAAATGGACAAACTTCTTGACCAATGAAGCAGTACAAGGTGAGAAGTGGCATACAGAGGAACACGGATACATGACCTTGCCGTTCATGGTAAGGGAAAACTCAATCATACCTGTTGGAGCTATCGATAGCAAAGCAGAGTATGACTATGTAGAAGGTGTGACTTTCCATGTGTTTGAATTAGCAGATGGAAAAGAAACTGCTGCAGATATTTATAACATTCAAGGTGAAAAAGCAGGCAGTATAACTGCAATCAAAGAAGACAGCATGATTTCGTTCAGAGCAAAAAATCTGCCTAATTATTATAGTATTCTATTGCGAAATGTTGAAAAGGTCAATTCAGTAAGTAATGGCACAATGATTTATACAGAAAAAGGAACTTTAATTACAACAAAAGATGAATCAGTGCAAATTCATTTGTCTAAATAA
- a CDS encoding DUF6454 family protein translates to MGHLFVFTKEGKLLKDLKLGEGNIYHPGGIAYDGKSIWISVAEYRPNSKSIIYKVNPETMNTEEVFRTNDHIGGILRDGKQGTLKAVSWGSRMFYEFNEKGKVLRKSNNPSHFIDYQDCENAGKENMICSGITELPQQGVSTAKYELGGLALLDIKTMEMVHELPITLFSHNGHVVTRNPVFLENTNQGLIMYTVPDDDQSSMLVYETIVKNK, encoded by the coding sequence ATCGGTCATCTATTTGTATTTACTAAAGAAGGAAAGCTGTTAAAGGATTTAAAGCTTGGCGAAGGTAATATATACCATCCTGGAGGAATTGCATATGATGGTAAATCAATCTGGATATCAGTTGCAGAGTACCGGCCAAACAGCAAGTCAATCATTTATAAAGTAAATCCAGAAACGATGAATACAGAAGAAGTGTTCCGCACGAATGACCACATTGGAGGAATTCTTCGTGATGGAAAACAAGGAACTCTAAAGGCAGTAAGCTGGGGTTCAAGAATGTTTTATGAGTTCAATGAAAAAGGAAAAGTGCTCCGTAAATCAAATAATCCCAGCCATTTTATTGATTATCAGGACTGCGAGAATGCAGGAAAAGAGAACATGATATGCAGCGGTATTACTGAATTGCCACAGCAAGGAGTTTCCACTGCTAAATATGAATTAGGCGGACTAGCCTTACTGGATATAAAAACAATGGAAATGGTTCACGAACTCCCAATTACTCTATTTTCTCACAACGGACATGTTGTAACACGCAATCCAGTATTCCTTGAAAATACAAACCAAGGATTAATCATGTACACTGTACCGGACGATGATCAATCCTCTATGCTAGTGTATGAAACAATAGTAAAAAATAAATAA
- a CDS encoding carbohydrate ABC transporter permease, with amino-acid sequence MNNKSFSYWAFLSLCLAALFIVLAIPLIMGIYYSFTNWDGNYVDKFVGLDNYKRLLTDEGFINSLVFTGKFAVAAVIGINVIGLALALLVTQKFKFNTALRTVFFMPNLIGGIILGFIWQFIFIKSFESIAGITGFSFMSGWLSTTETGFWGLVILYVWQMAGYIMIIYISFLNNIPEELLEAAEIDGANSWQRFWRIKFPMLAPAFTVSLFLTLSGAFKVYDQNMALTAGGPFNSTEMTAMNIYNTAFGIQDMSYAQAKAVVFLIIIVIISVVQIYITRKREVEL; translated from the coding sequence GTGAATAATAAAAGCTTTTCCTATTGGGCCTTTCTATCGCTGTGTCTAGCAGCTCTATTTATAGTTCTTGCTATTCCGTTGATTATGGGTATCTATTATTCATTTACAAATTGGGATGGGAATTATGTCGATAAATTTGTCGGTTTGGATAATTATAAACGTCTGCTGACAGATGAAGGATTTATAAATTCATTAGTTTTCACAGGAAAGTTTGCCGTTGCCGCTGTCATTGGTATTAACGTTATTGGATTAGCGTTAGCTTTACTGGTTACCCAGAAATTTAAATTTAATACAGCGCTGCGTACGGTGTTTTTTATGCCAAATCTGATTGGCGGAATTATTTTGGGTTTCATCTGGCAGTTTATTTTTATTAAATCATTTGAATCAATTGCCGGTATTACCGGATTCTCCTTCATGTCCGGCTGGCTTTCAACGACAGAAACGGGATTCTGGGGCCTTGTCATTTTATATGTCTGGCAAATGGCTGGATATATCATGATTATCTATATTTCATTTTTAAATAATATCCCTGAGGAGCTCTTAGAGGCAGCAGAGATTGATGGAGCAAATTCCTGGCAGCGTTTTTGGAGGATTAAATTTCCAATGCTGGCACCAGCTTTTACAGTTAGCTTATTCTTGACCCTATCTGGTGCGTTTAAGGTATATGATCAGAATATGGCCTTAACAGCAGGCGGTCCATTCAATTCAACTGAAATGACGGCTATGAATATTTATAACACAGCATTTGGTATTCAAGACATGTCATATGCTCAGGCGAAAGCTGTTGTATTCTTAATTATTATCGTCATCATTTCTGTGGTGCAAATTTATATTACGAGAAAAAGGGAGGTAGAACTGTGA
- a CDS encoding ABC transporter substrate-binding protein, whose protein sequence is MKKRTAFLLSSLLSVSLVATACSSNEANGRSDDKVVVDVFNIKVETKKQLDELVETYESQNKNVDINVTTVGGGQDAPAALQAKFSSGDEPSIFMMGGLNDAKKWQKTLLDVSETEAAKLAIEGTLGGATIDGVSYGLPYNIEGFGWMVNKDIFKKAGIEVESIKSFADFEKAVKTIDSKKKELGIDAVFAFSAKENWVVSQYSSNFMSLAYENDLSSALEAKTPSFEYGDRFKQYTDLMSKYNLQPIVSIDYSTSVEEKFANGKAAIIHQGNWIVPTLDGIDETFSKEKLALVPMFLKDGEPGTVAAGPSWFWGINKNEDEKVVEESKKFLDWMYTSEVGKKSLIEDFKYIPAYTGNDVDSIKDPVSKVIYQHLSDGNNTVWIHGSYPNGWFQSGLHPEFQKYLTGDSTWDEFTKSASKSWEELRSKE, encoded by the coding sequence ATGAAAAAAAGAACTGCATTTTTATTAAGTAGTTTACTAAGTGTTTCGTTAGTAGCAACAGCATGTTCTTCAAATGAAGCAAATGGTAGATCTGACGATAAAGTGGTAGTTGATGTTTTCAATATAAAAGTTGAAACAAAAAAACAGCTTGATGAATTAGTAGAGACATATGAAAGTCAAAATAAAAATGTTGATATCAATGTTACTACTGTTGGCGGCGGTCAAGATGCACCAGCAGCATTACAAGCAAAATTCTCATCAGGTGATGAACCATCCATTTTTATGATGGGCGGATTAAATGATGCGAAAAAGTGGCAAAAGACTTTATTGGATGTTTCAGAAACGGAAGCAGCAAAGCTTGCGATTGAAGGTACTTTAGGCGGAGCAACTATTGATGGAGTATCATATGGCTTGCCATATAATATTGAAGGTTTTGGCTGGATGGTCAACAAGGACATCTTTAAAAAGGCAGGAATCGAAGTTGAATCCATAAAATCATTTGCGGATTTCGAGAAAGCAGTTAAAACTATTGATTCAAAAAAGAAAGAATTAGGAATTGATGCGGTTTTTGCTTTCAGTGCCAAAGAAAACTGGGTTGTTTCTCAATACTCTAGTAATTTTATGTCATTAGCATACGAAAATGATTTAAGTTCAGCACTTGAAGCTAAAACACCTTCCTTTGAGTATGGAGATCGATTTAAGCAATACACTGATTTAATGAGCAAATATAATCTTCAGCCGATAGTATCTATCGATTATAGTACATCTGTTGAGGAAAAATTCGCCAATGGAAAAGCTGCAATTATTCACCAGGGGAACTGGATTGTTCCAACTTTAGATGGTATTGATGAAACATTCTCTAAAGAGAAATTAGCTTTAGTCCCAATGTTCTTAAAAGATGGTGAACCAGGCACGGTTGCAGCAGGCCCTTCATGGTTCTGGGGCATCAACAAAAATGAAGATGAGAAAGTTGTTGAAGAATCCAAAAAATTCTTAGACTGGATGTATACATCTGAAGTGGGTAAAAAATCATTAATCGAAGATTTTAAATATATCCCTGCTTATACAGGTAACGATGTAGATTCTATTAAAGATCCGGTTTCAAAAGTGATTTATCAGCATTTATCAGACGGAAATAACACAGTTTGGATTCACGGCAGCTATCCGAATGGCTGGTTCCAAAGCGGTCTTCATCCGGAATTCCAAAAATATCTAACTGGCGATAGTACGTGGGATGAGTTTACAAAATCAGCATCTAAATCATGGGAAGAATTAAGAAGCAAGGAATAA
- the xylA gene encoding xylose isomerase, with product MSYFQNINKIEFEGKGSKNPFAFKHYNPQEVVSGKTMEEHLRFAVACWHTFTANGSDPFGAGTMIRPWDGGSAMDVAKKRAEAAFELFEKLNVPYFCFHDRDIAPEGNTLQETNSNLDQIVAMFKDYMKTNNVKLLWNTANMFTNPRFVHGAATTSNADVYAYAAAQVKKGLETAKELGSENYVFWGGREGYESLYNTNLELEMDNLAKFYHMAIDYANEIGYTGQFLIEPKPKEPTKHQYDYDAATTIAFLQKYDLHHDFKLNLEANHATLAGHTFEHELRVARVNGMLGSIDANQGDLLLGWDTDEFPTDLYAVTLAMYEILENGGLHSGGVNFDAKVRRSSFEAEDLFLAHIAGMDTFARGLKIAARLKEERFFDNLINKRYATFNEGIGLDIVNGKADFKALEAYAMQNKEIKNASDRIEYVKAALNEYIF from the coding sequence ATGAGTTATTTCCAAAACATAAATAAAATTGAATTTGAAGGTAAAGGGTCAAAAAATCCTTTTGCATTCAAACATTATAATCCACAGGAAGTTGTTTCAGGTAAAACAATGGAGGAGCATTTGCGCTTTGCCGTTGCCTGCTGGCATACCTTTACTGCGAATGGCTCGGATCCATTTGGTGCGGGTACAATGATTCGCCCATGGGATGGCGGAAGTGCGATGGATGTTGCTAAAAAACGTGCAGAGGCAGCATTTGAGTTATTTGAAAAATTAAATGTACCTTACTTCTGCTTCCATGATCGTGATATCGCACCTGAAGGAAATACATTGCAGGAAACGAATTCAAACTTAGACCAAATTGTTGCCATGTTCAAAGATTATATGAAAACAAATAATGTAAAGTTATTATGGAACACAGCTAATATGTTTACAAATCCGCGGTTTGTTCACGGTGCAGCAACAACTTCTAACGCAGATGTTTATGCCTATGCTGCAGCACAAGTGAAAAAAGGATTAGAAACAGCAAAAGAATTAGGTTCTGAAAACTATGTGTTCTGGGGCGGCCGCGAGGGCTACGAATCTTTATATAATACTAATCTAGAATTAGAGATGGACAACCTGGCGAAATTCTACCATATGGCCATTGACTACGCGAATGAGATTGGCTACACTGGTCAATTCTTAATCGAACCAAAACCAAAAGAGCCGACAAAGCATCAGTACGATTATGATGCGGCTACCACGATTGCATTTTTACAAAAATATGATTTACACCATGATTTTAAATTAAATCTAGAAGCAAACCATGCTACATTGGCTGGACATACATTTGAACATGAATTACGAGTAGCGAGAGTTAATGGTATGTTAGGTTCCATTGATGCTAACCAAGGCGACTTATTGCTAGGATGGGATACGGATGAATTCCCGACAGATTTATATGCTGTTACTCTAGCAATGTATGAAATTCTTGAAAATGGCGGATTACATAGCGGCGGTGTCAATTTCGATGCTAAAGTTCGTCGTTCTTCATTCGAAGCAGAAGATCTGTTCTTGGCACATATTGCAGGAATGGATACATTTGCAAGAGGCTTGAAGATTGCTGCTAGATTAAAAGAAGAAAGATTCTTCGATAATCTTATCAACAAGCGCTATGCGACCTTCAATGAAGGTATTGGCTTAGACATTGTAAATGGAAAGGCAGACTTCAAAGCTTTAGAGGCGTATGCAATGCAGAATAAAGAAATTAAAAATGCTTCTGACCGTATAGAGTATGTTAAAGCAGCATTAAATGAATATATTTTCTAA
- a CDS encoding DUF6454 family protein, translating to MKKGIFALAAALTIGTVTTAFAYPDALNSGKDGEQLAEKFQHLTRNNVWEQKEKVDLQFNTYHPQGMTKIGDLYFMSSVEIIEKTVKIRPASRWIRPYTW from the coding sequence ATGAAAAAAGGAATTTTTGCACTGGCGGCCGCTCTAACTATTGGAACTGTAACAACAGCGTTTGCATACCCTGATGCGCTGAATTCCGGGAAGGACGGTGAACAGCTTGCGGAAAAGTTCCAGCACCTTACCCGTAATAATGTTTGGGAACAGAAAGAAAAAGTTGATCTGCAATTTAACACATATCATCCGCAAGGAATGACGAAAATCGGAGACTTGTACTTCATGTCTTCTGTAGAAATCATCGAAAAAACGGTAAAAATACGACCAGCCTCAAGATGGATACGACCGTACACCTGGTAA
- a CDS encoding ROK family transcriptional regulator: MKVADRYYIREMNENLVLEIIIQQGTISRADISKLCGLNKATVSSIVTNLLEKELVKEIGIGESSGGRKPIMVTFNEKAALSLSIDLGDNYISSILTYLDGTIILQKNIDDITINKRTVMKELKELITYYLEQAPHTTYGVIGICIGIHGIVNDNQITFAPYYNFEGLNLVENLERVFAIPVRLENEANLSALGEKIFSTNASNFVSISVHTGVGAGIIINDELFRGSKGYGGEIGHMIVIPNGRKCPCGNKGCIEQYASEKRLLEVYRKKKGQKQLTFEQLIYNYKNNEQEALDIVNTFIDYISISVNNIFTAFDPDVFILNSRFTSNIDGLIDSIKDKITNKMNSDTILQSSSLREKATLLGGVHVNSTSFLDIKHFTFQNMSGDKHHLENPN; this comes from the coding sequence ATGAAAGTGGCAGATAGATATTACATTCGTGAAATGAATGAGAATCTCGTTCTTGAAATAATCATTCAACAAGGTACAATTTCACGAGCAGATATTTCCAAGCTCTGCGGATTGAATAAAGCAACTGTATCATCTATTGTTACCAATCTTTTAGAAAAAGAACTTGTAAAAGAAATTGGAATTGGTGAGAGCAGTGGGGGAAGAAAACCGATAATGGTAACGTTTAATGAGAAAGCGGCATTATCCCTTAGCATCGATTTAGGTGATAATTATATCTCTTCTATCCTTACTTATTTGGACGGAACAATCATCTTGCAAAAAAACATTGATGATATCACCATCAATAAGCGAACTGTAATGAAAGAACTAAAAGAGCTCATTACTTATTATCTAGAGCAGGCGCCGCACACAACCTATGGTGTTATCGGTATTTGTATAGGTATTCATGGGATTGTTAATGATAATCAAATCACATTTGCTCCATACTATAACTTTGAAGGCTTAAATTTAGTAGAAAATCTCGAAAGGGTTTTCGCAATTCCAGTAAGATTGGAAAATGAAGCAAATTTGTCTGCTTTAGGGGAGAAAATATTTTCGACCAATGCATCAAATTTCGTTAGCATCAGTGTTCATACTGGGGTAGGTGCCGGAATTATCATTAATGATGAATTGTTTAGAGGCTCAAAGGGATATGGCGGAGAAATTGGGCATATGATTGTGATACCGAACGGAAGAAAATGCCCTTGTGGAAACAAAGGCTGTATTGAACAGTACGCTTCTGAGAAACGACTGCTAGAGGTGTACCGTAAAAAGAAAGGGCAAAAACAATTAACATTTGAACAGCTTATTTACAACTATAAAAATAATGAACAAGAAGCATTAGACATCGTAAATACTTTTATCGATTATATTAGCATTAGTGTGAATAACATCTTTACAGCCTTCGATCCCGATGTCTTTATTCTCAACAGTCGTTTTACAAGTAACATTGATGGATTGATCGATTCTATAAAGGACAAAATCACCAATAAAATGAATAGCGATACAATTCTCCAAAGTTCATCCTTACGAGAAAAAGCCACTCTGTTAGGCGGCGTCCATGTAAACAGCACTTCTTTTTTGGATATCAAACACTTTACATTCCAAAATATGTCAGGTGACAAGCACCATTTAGAAAATCCAAATTAA
- the xylB gene encoding xylulokinase, producing the protein MEYVLGIDLGTSSVKVVLVDKKGTVSGEAVREYELFQTQAGYSEQNPEDWITQTLSAVAELTEKESISLQSVKGISFSGQMHGLVLVDANCRSLRPAILWNDTRTTPQCQEIVDVLGERLLDITKNKSLEGFTLPKLLWVKQHEPEIFKKAFAFVLPKDYVRYRLTGALHMEYSDAAGTLLLDVTNKEWSEEICNAFSISATLCPELVSSYDCVGTLLPDMASAMGLAEETKVFAGGADNACGALGAGIVNDGAALCSIGTSGVLLSYEENKEQDFRGSLHFFNHAKPNSYYLMGVTLAAGYSLSWFKNTFAKEKKFKEMLQGVSSVPIGSNGLLFTPYLAGERTPYADSNIRASFIGMDGSHSFDHFARAVLEGITFSLRDSLELMRTVGKKEINKIISIGGGAKNELWLQMQADIFNATVVKLTSEQGPALGAAIIAAVGCGWFDTFEACTDTFIQYEKEFNPIPENVIVYEDVYKIYKDVYQQTKELNQRLHVFR; encoded by the coding sequence ATGGAATACGTACTAGGAATTGATCTAGGAACAAGCTCTGTGAAAGTGGTTTTGGTAGACAAAAAAGGTACTGTTTCAGGAGAAGCAGTACGTGAGTATGAACTATTTCAAACGCAGGCAGGTTACAGTGAACAAAATCCGGAAGATTGGATAACGCAAACCCTCAGTGCCGTGGCAGAATTAACTGAAAAGGAATCAATTTCTCTCCAATCAGTAAAAGGAATAAGTTTTTCGGGACAAATGCATGGGCTAGTACTAGTAGATGCTAATTGCCGGTCATTACGTCCGGCTATTTTATGGAATGATACAAGAACAACTCCGCAATGTCAGGAAATCGTTGATGTATTGGGGGAGCGTTTGTTAGATATTACGAAAAATAAGTCATTAGAAGGGTTTACATTACCAAAATTATTGTGGGTAAAGCAGCATGAACCTGAGATTTTTAAAAAGGCATTTGCATTTGTTTTGCCAAAGGATTATGTTCGCTATCGTCTCACAGGCGCGCTTCATATGGAATACTCTGATGCTGCAGGAACATTGTTATTAGATGTAACAAACAAAGAGTGGAGCGAAGAAATATGTAATGCTTTTTCCATCTCTGCCACTCTTTGTCCAGAGCTTGTTTCCTCATATGACTGTGTAGGGACTCTTCTTCCGGACATGGCGAGTGCAATGGGGCTTGCCGAAGAAACAAAGGTGTTTGCTGGTGGAGCTGATAATGCATGCGGTGCCCTTGGTGCTGGCATTGTGAATGATGGGGCTGCACTTTGCAGTATAGGAACTTCTGGGGTCCTTCTATCATACGAAGAAAATAAAGAGCAGGATTTCCGCGGCAGCCTGCACTTTTTCAACCATGCCAAGCCGAATAGCTATTACTTGATGGGAGTAACATTGGCAGCAGGATATAGCTTAAGCTGGTTCAAGAATACCTTCGCAAAGGAAAAGAAGTTCAAAGAAATGCTTCAAGGAGTGTCTTCTGTTCCAATTGGTTCAAATGGTCTTCTGTTTACGCCTTATTTGGCAGGAGAGCGTACCCCTTACGCAGATTCCAATATTCGTGCCAGCTTTATTGGGATGGATGGTTCCCATTCCTTCGATCACTTTGCTCGTGCCGTACTCGAGGGAATTACGTTTTCCTTACGTGATTCATTGGAGTTGATGAGAACCGTTGGCAAGAAAGAAATTAATAAAATCATCTCCATTGGCGGCGGGGCAAAAAATGAACTATGGCTGCAAATGCAGGCAGATATTTTTAATGCAACTGTCGTTAAATTAACAAGCGAGCAAGGTCCTGCTCTTGGAGCTGCCATAATAGCAGCAGTAGGCTGCGGCTGGTTTGATACATTTGAAGCTTGTACTGATACTTTCATTCAGTATGAAAAAGAATTCAACCCAATCCCTGAAAACGTCATCGTATATGAAGATGTGTACAAGATATATAAAGACGTATATCAACAAACAAAAGAACTGAATCAACGGTTACATGTATTTAGGTAA